In the Burkholderia glumae LMG 2196 = ATCC 33617 genome, one interval contains:
- a CDS encoding EAL and HDOD domain-containing protein → MTQTQNSDTSLGDGLAIFAKQSIVDRDGKLYGHELLFRGQTGTAAAITDDVRATTCVLEAAVGHVGLHHVSPTGMFFLNCSDAFLMSPTIHVLPAHRFVLEILETSAMDRRLLRRCEQLRAMGFSIALDDVRAVSPKLMDALPLMDIVKVDWPFIEARERDLLVEVVVNAGKIALAEKIETYADRDRALQAGCDLLQGFFFSRPRIVATRKLPPDFDVIARVLQAILDEENLADLSIKIEQCPKLCIQLLHLANNCAATKQSRARISSISQAASLAGTNMLLTWCALQLYQGGADVLTDPLADLARLRAEQMSDLQAAEGAPANAITKARLVGLLSLLHVSQGVPAAELWRPIALDAEIKRALILQEGPLGAALASVIELERAF, encoded by the coding sequence ATGACGCAGACGCAAAACAGCGATACCTCCCTTGGCGACGGCCTGGCCATCTTCGCCAAGCAGTCGATCGTCGACCGTGACGGGAAACTGTACGGGCACGAGCTACTGTTCCGCGGCCAGACGGGCACCGCGGCCGCCATCACCGACGACGTGCGGGCGACCACCTGCGTGCTGGAAGCGGCGGTCGGCCATGTCGGCCTCCATCACGTATCGCCGACCGGCATGTTTTTCCTGAATTGCTCCGATGCCTTCCTGATGTCGCCCACGATCCATGTGCTGCCGGCCCATCGCTTCGTGCTGGAGATCCTCGAAACCAGCGCGATGGACCGACGGCTGCTGCGGCGCTGCGAGCAGCTGAGGGCCATGGGCTTTAGCATCGCGCTCGACGATGTCCGCGCGGTGTCGCCGAAGCTGATGGACGCGCTGCCGCTGATGGACATCGTGAAGGTGGACTGGCCGTTCATCGAAGCGCGCGAGCGCGATCTGCTGGTGGAGGTCGTGGTGAACGCCGGCAAGATCGCGCTCGCCGAGAAGATCGAAACCTATGCCGACCGCGACCGCGCCTTGCAGGCCGGCTGCGACTTGCTGCAGGGGTTCTTTTTCAGCCGGCCTCGCATCGTCGCGACCAGGAAACTGCCGCCCGATTTCGATGTCATCGCGCGGGTGCTGCAGGCGATCCTCGACGAGGAAAACCTCGCGGACCTGTCGATCAAGATCGAACAGTGTCCAAAGCTGTGCATCCAACTGCTTCATCTTGCGAACAACTGCGCCGCCACCAAGCAATCGCGGGCGAGGATATCCTCGATCTCGCAAGCCGCCTCGCTGGCCGGCACCAACATGCTGCTGACCTGGTGCGCGCTGCAGCTCTACCAGGGCGGCGCGGACGTGCTGACCGACCCGCTCGCGGATCTCGCGCGGCTGCGCGCCGAGCAGATGAGCGACCTGCAAGCGGCCGAGGGCGCCCCGGCCAACGCGATCACGAAGGCTCGCCTGGTCGGGCTGCTGTCGCTGCTGCACGTCAGCCAGGGCGTGCCGGCCGCGGAACTCTGGCGGCCGATCGCGCTCGATGCCGAGATCAAGCGGGCGCTGATTTTGCAGGAAGGGCCGCTCGGCGCCGCGCTGGCCTCGGTGATCGAGCTCGAACGTGCTTTTTAG
- a CDS encoding H-NS family nucleoid-associated regulatory protein — translation MQKYLDLIGQLENLDKRIAALRTLEIPAAIEEVRAILRDLHLHSPQLFGPASSSAPLIRLASDVRPTHQNLATGEAWPGPGRKPI, via the coding sequence ATGCAGAAATATCTTGATTTGATTGGACAGCTTGAAAACCTGGATAAAAGAATTGCCGCTCTGCGAACCCTCGAGATCCCCGCCGCCATCGAGGAAGTACGTGCGATTCTTCGTGACTTGCATTTGCATTCCCCGCAACTTTTTGGACCGGCCAGCTCATCGGCACCGCTCATCCGGCTGGCATCCGACGTCCGCCCGACGCATCAAAACCTCGCCACCGGCGAAGCCTGGCCGGGGCCAGGGCGCAAACCTATTTGA
- a CDS encoding GAF domain-containing protein has product MSIPEEDRVLTSRDVAHRLGVSIKTAQGWIEANVPQSWKTPGGHRRAHERDVLAAQMRMAAPPDHDLAPVPVAFLTSESTWRHFRERLADVDARFEHVGDALTALSTVGRIQPAVVVIEISATDWDRGLVVNHLLSDSHLAHVAVIALCDERGRAHLATAASARLTVLARDAEAAAAEAVRAALVPFLDGASGGAEAGSAVPYPVARNEAKRLLALRRSGLVDSPYEDIFDDTARLAARVFSAPIALISLVTTDRQWFKAHHGLGVRETPRIWAFCNYTILGDSFVVEDAQQDSRFKDNVLVTGAPQIRFYAGAPLRDSDGYALGSLCVIDQVPRKASDTGMDALRLLADLISSRICLAQKLREQLQRHPSA; this is encoded by the coding sequence ATGAGCATTCCCGAGGAGGATCGTGTACTGACATCGCGGGACGTGGCCCATCGGCTCGGAGTGTCCATCAAGACCGCGCAGGGTTGGATCGAGGCCAACGTTCCGCAGTCCTGGAAAACGCCCGGGGGGCATCGCCGTGCCCACGAGCGCGACGTGCTTGCCGCGCAAATGCGCATGGCCGCGCCGCCGGACCATGACCTCGCGCCGGTGCCGGTCGCCTTCCTGACGAGCGAGTCGACCTGGCGGCACTTTCGCGAACGGCTGGCCGACGTGGACGCCAGGTTCGAGCACGTCGGCGACGCCCTGACCGCCTTGTCCACCGTCGGCCGCATCCAGCCCGCCGTGGTGGTGATCGAGATCTCCGCCACCGACTGGGATCGCGGCCTGGTGGTCAATCATCTGCTATCGGACTCGCACCTGGCCCATGTGGCCGTGATTGCGCTATGCGACGAGCGCGGCCGCGCCCATCTTGCGACGGCTGCGTCGGCGCGTCTGACCGTGCTTGCCCGCGACGCCGAGGCGGCCGCCGCCGAGGCCGTGCGCGCGGCGCTGGTTCCGTTCCTCGATGGCGCGTCCGGCGGCGCGGAGGCGGGCTCGGCCGTCCCCTATCCGGTGGCGCGCAACGAGGCCAAACGCCTGCTTGCCCTGCGGCGTTCCGGCTTGGTGGACAGCCCCTACGAGGACATATTCGACGATACGGCGAGACTGGCGGCCCGCGTGTTTTCGGCGCCGATTGCGCTGATCAGCCTCGTGACCACCGACCGTCAGTGGTTCAAGGCCCATCATGGGCTGGGCGTCAGGGAGACGCCGCGAATCTGGGCATTCTGCAATTACACCATCCTGGGCGATTCGTTCGTGGTGGAAGACGCCCAGCAGGATTCACGCTTCAAGGACAACGTACTGGTCACGGGCGCGCCGCAGATACGGTTTTATGCGGGTGCGCCGCTGCGCGACAGCGACGGCTATGCGCTCGGATCGCTCTGCGTCATCGACCAGGTGCCTCGCAAGGCCAGTGACACGGGGATGGATGCGCTCCGGCTGCTGGCGGATCTGATCTCGTCGCGTATCTGCCTGGCGCAGAAGCTGCGGGAGCAACTGCAGCGCCATCCTTCCGCCTAG
- a CDS encoding helix-turn-helix domain-containing protein: MQYELAMSAVTSAQLVGDRFLEAEAMMLFAHRLAPTYCPKETLEFLKKAESIFLVHKNLHKCMSARALVAFTLCELGEESNAITLAQEILLQGVSLRPDDACIACLAMATAYTKLGDLGRADKFINEAVKYSRAPNASRSSLLTGRIAWVRLQILWEKYIITEHPRLWRGVPFFLSVPEMDSSPPDRNTLAGQISAAREVQPDAKHWNSAQVMELALYGLTGGVEDSGRAVAKLEDLSARLWSLDRPVAVSALLYGAMLFADHGKAGPALEILKRTQALAAEFKYETVLRESIQFTSQIREQIGDSVGALNALKLLKHGRIRSLMVDRPMFRNFSDFMPKSSLDNPENYNVTARRNFEPVYVKRALDFIEKNIRSPLPVKCIVEHCKVSRRTLEMGFRECLSCSIAEHVRIMKLQAAASELLQTTYTIRDVSKSFGFSSAAKFSRDFLAYYGVTPSIWVRQQSKLTAAK; this comes from the coding sequence ATGCAGTATGAACTCGCCATGAGCGCGGTAACCTCGGCACAGCTGGTCGGGGATCGCTTCCTGGAAGCGGAAGCCATGATGCTGTTCGCGCATCGCCTGGCCCCGACCTATTGCCCGAAAGAAACGCTCGAATTTTTAAAAAAGGCAGAGTCGATTTTCCTGGTTCACAAGAACCTGCACAAATGCATGTCGGCCCGGGCACTGGTTGCTTTCACACTATGCGAGCTGGGCGAAGAAAGCAATGCCATCACGCTCGCTCAGGAAATTCTGTTGCAGGGCGTCTCGCTGCGACCAGACGATGCCTGCATCGCGTGCTTGGCAATGGCGACGGCCTATACCAAGCTCGGAGATCTTGGGCGCGCCGACAAGTTCATCAATGAAGCGGTCAAGTATTCGCGTGCGCCGAATGCGAGTCGCTCGTCCTTGCTGACCGGCCGAATTGCCTGGGTTCGCCTGCAGATCCTCTGGGAAAAATACATCATCACCGAACACCCCCGGCTGTGGCGGGGCGTGCCGTTTTTCCTGAGCGTGCCGGAGATGGATTCATCCCCGCCGGACCGGAACACGCTGGCCGGCCAGATTTCCGCGGCCAGAGAGGTGCAGCCGGACGCGAAGCACTGGAATAGCGCGCAGGTGATGGAGCTGGCCCTTTATGGTCTGACCGGAGGCGTGGAAGACTCGGGGCGCGCCGTGGCCAAACTGGAAGACCTATCGGCCCGCCTCTGGTCGCTCGACCGTCCGGTCGCCGTGAGCGCGCTGCTGTATGGCGCGATGTTGTTTGCCGATCACGGCAAGGCGGGACCGGCGCTCGAAATTTTAAAAAGGACACAAGCGCTGGCAGCCGAATTCAAGTACGAGACGGTGTTGCGCGAATCCATCCAGTTCACCTCGCAGATCCGGGAGCAAATAGGCGACAGCGTGGGCGCGCTGAACGCGCTGAAGCTGCTGAAGCACGGCAGAATCAGGAGCCTCATGGTGGATCGGCCGATGTTTCGCAATTTTTCGGATTTCATGCCCAAGTCCTCGCTCGACAATCCGGAAAACTACAACGTGACGGCCAGAAGGAACTTCGAGCCGGTGTACGTGAAGCGGGCCTTGGATTTCATAGAGAAAAACATCAGAAGCCCGTTGCCGGTCAAATGCATCGTCGAGCATTGCAAGGTCAGCCGCCGCACGCTGGAGATGGGCTTCAGGGAGTGCCTGTCGTGCTCGATTGCGGAGCACGTGCGCATCATGAAGCTGCAGGCCGCGGCCTCCGAATTGCTGCAAACCACCTACACCATCCGGGATGTTTCAAAATCCTTTGGCTTTTCCTCGGCGGCCAAGTTTTCACGCGATTTCCTGGCCTACTACGGGGTCACGCCATCCATCTGGGTCAGGCAGCAATCCAAGCTGACGGCGGCCAAGTAA
- a CDS encoding TauD/TfdA family dioxygenase: MIDSEVRRRTHRRPPAWSSPAALELPGEIADAVETLLQAIARDTDAELDGYMLDSVRDRIHAQLEFGSGAIKHESAVLAGLGQADFQRVFGQFCRYLGQPVAINKAGDVIKEVKDAGHRDSTLAPARGHMTNQELAFHSDRADVTVLACWEPATSGGEFKVCSSARLIELIERHDPAWRAWLTRPIPHDLRDEGGSPDQGYCLLPILTETRETFVLRYIRKFNESVKRHGIELPDEVRAMLDGIDALLEDDSISVEFPFAKGTLVLTNNHTTLHSRNAFVDVAPQQRCLLRCWIASEYTRPLPAEFVPVFHHVEAGVLRGGIATDTSGTRLQALSAAGH, translated from the coding sequence ATGATCGACAGCGAGGTGCGACGTCGCACCCATCGTCGCCCCCCCGCCTGGTCCAGCCCGGCGGCACTGGAACTGCCTGGCGAGATCGCCGACGCCGTGGAAACCCTGCTTCAGGCGATCGCACGAGACACCGACGCGGAACTCGACGGCTACATGCTCGACTCGGTGCGCGACCGCATCCACGCCCAACTGGAATTCGGCAGCGGCGCCATCAAGCATGAGAGCGCGGTGCTCGCCGGACTCGGCCAGGCCGATTTCCAGCGCGTGTTCGGCCAGTTCTGCCGCTATCTTGGCCAACCGGTCGCCATCAACAAGGCCGGCGACGTGATCAAGGAAGTCAAGGATGCGGGGCACCGCGACTCGACGCTCGCCCCTGCCCGAGGCCACATGACCAATCAGGAGCTGGCGTTCCATTCCGACCGGGCCGACGTCACGGTGCTCGCCTGCTGGGAGCCGGCCACCTCGGGCGGCGAGTTCAAGGTCTGCTCGTCGGCTCGCCTGATCGAACTGATCGAGCGGCACGACCCGGCCTGGCGTGCCTGGCTGACCCGCCCCATCCCGCACGACCTGCGCGACGAAGGCGGCAGCCCCGACCAGGGCTACTGCCTGCTGCCGATCCTGACCGAGACGCGCGAGACCTTCGTGCTGCGCTATATCCGGAAATTCAACGAATCGGTGAAGCGCCACGGCATCGAGCTTCCGGACGAGGTGCGCGCGATGCTCGACGGGATCGACGCCCTGCTCGAGGACGATTCGATCTCGGTCGAATTCCCGTTCGCCAAGGGCACGCTGGTGCTGACCAACAATCACACCACGCTGCACTCCCGCAACGCCTTCGTCGATGTCGCGCCGCAGCAGCGCTGCTTGCTGCGTTGCTGGATCGCCAGCGAATACACACGTCCGCTGCCCGCCGAGTTCGTGCCGGTCTTCCATCACGTCGAGGCCGGCGTGCTGCGCGGCGGCATCGCGACCGACACCAGCGGCACCCGCCTGCAGGCCTTGAGCGCGGCCGGGCACTGA